A genomic window from Fibrobacterota bacterium includes:
- the recR gene encoding recombination protein RecR: MDWSPRVEALVRELSRLPGVGRRSAQRLAHHLLRCPEDQARLLARVIEEARDRIRPCARCGNYAEEEHCPLCLDPRRDHGILLVVEKPSDIAAFETTGRYRGVYHVLGGLLSPLDGVGPDRLNIATLRERLLPGTIREIVLATPASTEGDSTAMYLQRMVPPDTRVTRLARGLPAGGELEYSDSLTVLQAFEGRIPA; encoded by the coding sequence TTGGACTGGTCTCCGCGCGTCGAGGCGCTGGTTCGCGAGCTTTCCCGCCTCCCCGGAGTGGGGAGGCGTTCGGCGCAACGGCTCGCCCACCATCTGCTCCGCTGTCCGGAGGACCAGGCGAGGCTTCTCGCGCGGGTCATCGAAGAAGCGCGCGACCGGATCCGCCCCTGCGCGCGCTGCGGGAACTACGCCGAGGAGGAACATTGTCCTCTGTGCCTGGATCCCCGCCGCGACCATGGTATCCTCCTGGTTGTGGAAAAACCTTCCGACATCGCCGCGTTCGAGACCACCGGCAGGTACCGGGGCGTCTACCACGTCCTGGGAGGCCTCCTGTCTCCGCTGGACGGAGTCGGCCCGGATCGTTTGAACATCGCCACCCTGCGGGAGAGGCTCCTGCCTGGAACGATCCGCGAGATCGTCCTGGCCACTCCCGCTTCCACCGAGGGGGATTCCACCGCCATGTACCTGCAAAGGATGGTGCCGCCGGATACGCGGGTCACGCGCCTGGCGCGGGGCCTGCCCGCCGGCGGCGAACTGGAATACTCCGACAGCTTGACGGTCCTTCAGGCCTTCGAAGGGCGCATCCCAGCGTGA
- a CDS encoding ABC transporter permease, with product MSSRATIPARILEWIGGAWSASLPGQVVSLAWRVAASPFRGRRSTLRQIMEVFLQQTFFTAVEPAPIVLLLAVLIGGVTLVEFTTLLPRLGTSNVLGEVMVLAIVRELGPLFTAFLVAGRSGSALATYIGNMKVAGEVDSLEAMGIDPVRFLVLPAVLGCTIGLTCLSLLFTATAMFGGFFFARGLVFLFPGSLGLETGFLEYVGRVSTALGATDLVLIVAKPAVFGLVIALLACLAGMRLEKSPHEVPQGTRSAVVQSFVSIVLLDGIFATLFVIPGLAGVLP from the coding sequence GTGAGCTCCCGGGCCACCATCCCCGCCAGGATCCTCGAATGGATCGGTGGAGCCTGGTCGGCCTCCTTGCCTGGACAAGTCGTTTCGTTGGCCTGGCGCGTGGCGGCCAGCCCCTTCCGGGGGCGGCGTTCCACGCTGCGACAGATCATGGAAGTCTTCCTGCAGCAGACGTTCTTCACCGCCGTGGAGCCCGCGCCCATCGTGCTGCTTCTGGCGGTGCTGATCGGTGGCGTGACCTTGGTGGAGTTCACCACCCTGCTTCCCCGGCTGGGAACCTCCAACGTGCTGGGCGAGGTCATGGTGCTGGCGATCGTGCGCGAGCTGGGTCCGCTGTTCACGGCCTTCCTTGTGGCGGGGCGGTCCGGTTCGGCCTTGGCCACCTACATCGGGAACATGAAGGTGGCTGGCGAAGTGGACTCGCTGGAGGCGATGGGGATCGATCCGGTCCGGTTCCTGGTGTTGCCGGCGGTGTTGGGCTGCACGATCGGCTTGACCTGCCTGTCCCTGCTGTTCACGGCCACGGCCATGTTCGGAGGGTTCTTCTTCGCGCGGGGGCTGGTCTTTTTGTTTCCGGGGTCGCTGGGGTTGGAAACCGGCTTCCTGGAGTACGTGGGGCGGGTATCCACGGCCTTGGGTGCCACGGATCTGGTCTTGATCGTGGCCAAGCCGGCCGTGTTCGGATTGGTGATCGCCCTGTTGGCCTGCCTTGCCGGAATGCGTCTGGAAAAAAGTCCGCACGAAGTTCCCCAAGGAACCCGTTCGGCGGTGGTACAATCGTTCGTGTCGATCGTCCTACTCGATGGAATCTTCGCGACCCTGTTCGTGATCCCGGGCCTGGCCGGAGTCCTGCCGTGA
- a CDS encoding response regulator, with translation MIGGISLAIITIRSPPYCRKEQVIALTGLRVSAWHLLVAMYVVFLSGCGKQVGRHLESGVLDLRDVDFQHDVVDLAGPWVATSGLVEASAFDSLPKEHAARLPSAWSKLVDGAGEPVAGREVTMRLTVLLDTHKVKQLSIDCPQQASAYELLVDGRRVLSNGKVGTSATSEIPENRYDRGMISHLSPRMTFLLRVSNHHRDEGGQLRRIVLGDPVRVHASFFWEVMPMLVAMAIMLLFAIHSLGFIVFSVQEKTNILFGIYCLLWLFAGLGAVADFNFMTMWVPSFPYEASLIGTFILVALSLLLVGLLCESMFSNPVLVWANRALMVVVAFCVAFYLFGPFEYAFRVFNFMVGLGFAEVVVLSYSLALAIRKGTAGAIPFAVGYAVFMAATAHDGFVFLGWANPPYTMIPGGAALAVAEALVLAMRFFTTVRVNKQLLSQVQEKNAELGRLSHIKDEFLANTSHELRTPLHSILGMTESVLEDRAIALGSESRASLKQVVSSARRLNRLVDDILDAAKLEAGELVLRRDSVALDALAAEVLASFQANADRKGVKLLSRVDRDLTRVWVDADRLTQVLCNLVGNSLKFTDAGFVEIAARNAGERVEVSVSDTGIGVPEGDREKIFLPFEQAGGGKRGGTGLGLSICRKLVQMHGGTLRLEPRAEGGSVFLFTLPPTPHGAPPALARPASVGDGETDTTTVIATTMPSPSAEAASGWTVLAIDDERINLEIVRKILTGRGIRVVLASDGRQILDLIGEHRPGLVLLDVMMPLRDGFEVCEEIRTAHAPWELPVLFQSARSQAEDVARGFACGGNDYVFKPFVRQELIARVEAHLRQRDAYMALKSGVA, from the coding sequence ATGATAGGCGGGATCTCTCTCGCCATCATCACGATCCGATCGCCTCCCTACTGTCGCAAGGAACAAGTCATCGCTTTGACCGGACTTCGGGTTTCGGCATGGCACCTGTTGGTGGCCATGTACGTGGTCTTCCTGAGCGGTTGCGGGAAGCAGGTCGGCAGGCATCTCGAAAGCGGCGTTCTGGACCTGCGCGACGTGGATTTCCAACACGATGTCGTGGATCTGGCGGGCCCTTGGGTCGCCACCAGCGGATTGGTCGAGGCGTCCGCCTTCGATTCCCTCCCCAAAGAGCACGCCGCCAGGCTCCCCTCCGCTTGGTCGAAGCTCGTGGATGGCGCGGGCGAACCGGTCGCCGGGCGCGAGGTCACGATGCGCCTGACGGTGCTCCTGGATACCCACAAGGTCAAGCAGTTGAGCATCGACTGCCCACAGCAGGCCTCCGCCTACGAGCTTTTGGTGGATGGTCGGAGAGTATTGAGCAACGGCAAAGTCGGAACCTCCGCCACGTCGGAAATTCCCGAAAACCGCTACGACCGCGGCATGATCTCCCATCTCTCTCCCCGCATGACCTTCCTGTTGCGGGTATCCAACCACCACCGCGACGAAGGCGGTCAGTTGCGGCGGATCGTCCTGGGCGATCCGGTCCGGGTCCATGCCTCGTTTTTCTGGGAAGTCATGCCCATGCTGGTCGCCATGGCGATCATGCTCCTGTTCGCCATCCATTCCTTGGGCTTCATCGTCTTTTCCGTGCAGGAGAAGACGAACATCCTCTTCGGCATCTACTGCCTCCTCTGGCTGTTCGCGGGATTGGGGGCGGTCGCGGATTTCAACTTCATGACCATGTGGGTGCCGAGCTTCCCGTACGAGGCCAGCCTGATCGGGACGTTCATCCTGGTGGCCTTGTCGTTGCTGCTGGTCGGTCTTTTGTGCGAGTCCATGTTCTCCAATCCGGTCCTGGTCTGGGCCAACCGGGCTCTCATGGTGGTGGTGGCGTTCTGCGTGGCCTTCTACCTGTTCGGGCCGTTCGAATACGCGTTTCGGGTATTCAATTTCATGGTGGGCCTCGGTTTCGCGGAGGTCGTCGTCCTGTCGTATTCGCTGGCCCTGGCCATCCGCAAGGGTACGGCGGGAGCGATCCCGTTCGCCGTGGGTTATGCGGTGTTCATGGCGGCCACCGCCCACGATGGATTCGTGTTCCTGGGTTGGGCGAACCCTCCCTATACGATGATTCCCGGTGGTGCGGCGCTGGCCGTGGCGGAAGCGCTGGTGCTGGCGATGCGGTTTTTCACGACGGTGCGTGTCAACAAGCAGTTGTTGTCGCAGGTCCAGGAAAAGAACGCGGAGCTGGGGCGGCTTTCGCACATCAAGGACGAATTTCTGGCCAACACCTCCCATGAACTGCGCACCCCGCTGCACAGCATCCTGGGAATGACGGAATCCGTACTGGAGGACAGGGCGATCGCCCTGGGGAGCGAGTCCAGGGCGAGCTTGAAGCAGGTGGTGTCCAGTGCGCGCCGGCTCAACAGGCTGGTCGACGACATCCTGGATGCCGCAAAACTGGAGGCCGGAGAGCTCGTGCTGCGTCGCGATTCGGTCGCGTTGGACGCGCTGGCGGCGGAGGTCCTGGCGAGCTTCCAGGCCAACGCGGACCGCAAAGGGGTGAAGCTGCTGTCCCGCGTGGATCGGGATCTCACGCGGGTGTGGGTGGACGCGGATCGTCTGACGCAGGTCCTGTGCAATCTGGTGGGGAACTCTCTCAAGTTCACCGACGCAGGGTTCGTGGAGATCGCCGCCAGGAATGCTGGGGAACGGGTGGAGGTGTCGGTTTCCGATACGGGCATCGGGGTTCCGGAGGGGGATCGCGAAAAGATCTTCCTGCCCTTCGAACAAGCCGGAGGGGGCAAGCGCGGCGGGACCGGATTGGGGCTTTCCATCTGCCGCAAGCTGGTCCAGATGCACGGCGGTACGCTGCGCCTGGAGCCGCGCGCGGAGGGCGGATCGGTATTCCTGTTCACACTGCCTCCCACCCCGCACGGGGCTCCTCCCGCCCTGGCGCGCCCGGCAAGCGTGGGCGATGGGGAAACGGACACGACGACGGTGATCGCCACCACCATGCCATCCCCGTCCGCCGAGGCCGCTTCGGGCTGGACCGTCCTGGCCATCGACGACGAGCGGATCAACCTGGAGATCGTGCGCAAGATCCTGACCGGTCGGGGTATCCGCGTGGTGTTGGCGTCCGATGGTAGACAGATTCTGGACTTGATCGGCGAGCATCGGCCGGGTCTGGTGCTGTTGGATGTGATGATGCCGCTGAGGGACGGATTCGAGGTCTGCGAGGAGATCCGCACGGCGCATGCGCCGTGGGAGCTGCCCGTGCTGTTCCAATCGGCGCGCAGCCAGGCCGAAGACGTGGCGCGCGGCTTCGCCTGCGGCGGCAACGACTACGTCTTCAAGCCTTTCGTGCGACAGGAATTGATCGCCCGCGTGGAGGCCCACCTGCGCCAGCGCGACGCCTACATGGCGCTGAAGTCCGGCGTCGCTTGA
- a CDS encoding glycogen/starch synthase, with the protein MRILLLSPEHPAQNTKGSGSPVGRDVQALAQAYQELGHEVRVCAPLYQAPDADSPWKRVATVRASFLKVEEAEILAGDPRWPYLRLVSHPILVRNHPYLDEQGYDHPDNALRFALFSAAALMDCAAEGWIPEMIHAHEWQTGLSMLYASVHFKAMFPDTRLLFSFQDAAFQGLCDAKWAPEVGLGPEWMRPEKLEFWGRLNLLKAGLLCCHRATLPSIQYLQELLSDSHGYGLEGLFRVLGPKVAAVNPGVDGSIWKIPAEIKGEPDDLVGWKTQMRQELTGGIEPLIVFASSFRPGKGIDHVLTLMPDLLKMDLRVGVVGGHGTDEHKHLELVAKNHPDRIRLYPKDDQVLFQVLAAADLLLLPVAHQPGGVLFARAMALGTPTLAHRVGAAADKIISWPKSIADGFLFDDLAPDTLLRHLRKALQIRTNKSDWTGLCSRAAGRDFTWNKIASLYLALCGGA; encoded by the coding sequence ATGCGGATTCTACTCCTCTCACCAGAACATCCGGCCCAGAACACGAAGGGGTCGGGATCTCCCGTCGGACGGGACGTGCAAGCGCTCGCCCAAGCCTATCAGGAGTTGGGCCACGAAGTTCGCGTCTGCGCCCCCCTCTACCAAGCCCCGGACGCCGACTCCCCTTGGAAGCGGGTCGCCACGGTGCGCGCCTCCTTTCTGAAGGTGGAGGAAGCGGAAATCCTGGCCGGCGATCCCCGCTGGCCCTATCTGCGGCTGGTGAGCCACCCCATCCTGGTCCGCAACCACCCGTACCTGGACGAACAAGGCTACGACCACCCCGACAACGCCCTGCGCTTTGCCCTGTTTTCCGCCGCCGCCCTGATGGACTGCGCGGCCGAGGGGTGGATCCCTGAAATGATCCACGCCCACGAATGGCAGACGGGCCTGTCCATGCTGTACGCCTCCGTGCATTTCAAAGCGATGTTCCCGGACACACGATTGCTCTTCAGTTTCCAGGACGCCGCCTTCCAGGGATTGTGCGACGCCAAGTGGGCGCCGGAAGTGGGCCTGGGACCCGAGTGGATGCGACCGGAAAAACTGGAATTCTGGGGTCGACTGAACCTTCTGAAGGCCGGCCTGCTCTGTTGCCACCGCGCCACCCTTCCCAGCATCCAATATCTGCAGGAGCTTCTCAGCGACAGCCACGGCTACGGCCTGGAAGGGCTGTTCCGCGTGCTGGGACCGAAGGTCGCCGCGGTCAATCCCGGCGTGGACGGCTCCATCTGGAAGATCCCCGCGGAGATCAAGGGCGAACCGGACGACCTGGTGGGCTGGAAGACCCAGATGCGACAGGAATTGACAGGAGGGATCGAGCCGCTCATCGTGTTCGCTTCCTCCTTCCGGCCCGGCAAGGGGATCGACCACGTCCTGACCTTGATGCCGGACCTCCTGAAGATGGACCTGCGCGTGGGCGTGGTGGGCGGACACGGCACCGACGAGCACAAGCATCTGGAGCTGGTGGCCAAGAACCATCCGGACAGAATCCGGCTCTACCCCAAGGACGACCAGGTCCTCTTCCAGGTCCTGGCCGCGGCCGATCTCCTGCTCCTGCCCGTGGCCCACCAGCCGGGGGGAGTCCTGTTCGCCCGCGCGATGGCCTTGGGCACCCCGACTCTCGCCCACCGCGTGGGCGCGGCGGCCGACAAGATCATCTCCTGGCCCAAGTCGATCGCCGACGGGTTTTTGTTCGACGATCTGGCGCCGGACACGCTGCTCCGCCACCTGCGCAAAGCCCTGCAGATCCGCACCAACAAATCCGATTGGACGGGGCTGTGCTCCCGCGCCGCAGGACGCGACTTCACCTGGAACAAGATCGCCTCGCTCTACCTCGCGCTCTGCGGGGGCGCGTAG
- a CDS encoding MCE family protein, translating to MRHSTWKEILQQREVRNMLTGALLLGSLVVLAGAFVAYALRHELFPDNYTVYAVYEDGTGMSGGAKVLLNGVQVGTVDSVTLSLRDAQVILRLSLKRQYQTLLRRNSVAYFKRDRNMVSDRALNIERGDPSAPLLEDGDTMALGPPQDIETALGSLADLTVQFRQTLLRVDSLLLLVTDTHTTIGAVLVKDDLYRKTLTTVDHFDQAARGSNQVLERVDRIGRVAEATIPRILNESDTLATNLRRSSVYAESLGVSGLELLHSTQELTERTQGLLNGGDTLLGKGNRFMSGVERSWLLGRFMKDPPPKTSASDSTVRK from the coding sequence ATGAGACATTCGACCTGGAAGGAGATCCTGCAGCAACGCGAGGTGCGCAACATGCTCACGGGGGCGTTGCTCCTGGGAAGCCTGGTGGTGCTGGCCGGGGCGTTCGTCGCCTATGCGCTGCGGCACGAATTGTTTCCGGACAACTACACGGTGTACGCCGTCTACGAAGACGGCACGGGGATGTCCGGCGGAGCCAAGGTGCTGCTCAACGGCGTGCAGGTGGGAACGGTGGACAGCGTGACCTTGTCGCTTCGCGATGCGCAGGTGATCCTGCGGTTGTCCTTGAAGCGGCAATACCAGACCTTGCTGCGTCGCAATTCCGTGGCCTACTTCAAGCGCGACCGCAACATGGTCTCCGACCGCGCCCTGAACATCGAGCGGGGCGATCCGTCCGCGCCGCTTCTGGAAGACGGCGACACCATGGCCCTGGGGCCTCCGCAGGACATCGAGACGGCGCTGGGGTCGCTGGCGGATCTGACGGTGCAATTTCGCCAAACGCTGCTTCGCGTGGATTCGCTCCTGCTTCTGGTGACCGACACCCACACCACCATCGGCGCGGTGCTGGTGAAGGACGACCTCTACCGCAAGACGCTCACCACGGTGGATCATTTCGACCAGGCCGCGCGCGGTTCCAACCAGGTGCTCGAACGGGTGGATCGCATCGGGAGGGTGGCGGAAGCCACCATCCCGCGCATCCTCAACGAGTCGGACACCCTGGCGACCAATTTGCGCAGGAGTTCCGTCTATGCGGAATCCCTGGGCGTATCGGGCCTGGAGCTTCTCCACAGCACGCAGGAATTGACGGAGCGGACCCAAGGTTTGCTCAACGGTGGCGACACCTTGCTGGGCAAAGGGAATCGCTTCATGAGCGGTGTGGAGCGCTCCTGGTTGCTGGGGCGATTCATGAAGGATCCGCCCCCGAAGACGTCCGCGAGCGATTCCACGGTTCGCAAATAG
- a CDS encoding ATP-binding cassette domain-containing protein, whose translation MSEVLSEACGLRFSYVDGLPILDGVDLEIRRGEVLLVGGESGKGKSTLLRLLLGLEKPMPDFTGSCRGQVFLFGEDCWDVPMPRLRELRQRTGFVFQGNTLISHMSVAENIAVPLHYHTKLTEREIDETVQRWVDNLLLTGHEDKRPAHLSLGMQRRAAMARAMAMNPEILFLDEPTAGLDVKNSEIFLSLVGNLRALSNVAILMVSHDLASARFLDGKIQLLMDGVLREPKTYDDISDSDDPRERELVRDDDDSRFV comes from the coding sequence GTGAGCGAGGTGCTCTCGGAGGCCTGCGGCCTGCGGTTTTCCTACGTGGACGGCCTCCCGATCCTGGATGGGGTGGACCTGGAAATCCGCCGCGGAGAAGTGCTGCTGGTGGGCGGGGAATCCGGCAAGGGCAAGAGCACCTTGCTGCGCCTTCTGCTGGGGCTGGAAAAGCCCATGCCCGACTTCACCGGGTCGTGTCGGGGGCAGGTGTTCCTGTTCGGGGAGGATTGCTGGGACGTGCCCATGCCCCGCCTGCGCGAGCTGCGCCAGCGGACAGGATTTGTCTTCCAGGGGAACACGCTGATCTCGCACATGTCGGTGGCCGAGAACATCGCGGTGCCCCTGCACTACCACACCAAGCTCACCGAACGCGAGATCGACGAAACCGTCCAGCGCTGGGTGGACAATCTCCTTCTGACCGGCCACGAAGACAAGCGCCCCGCGCATCTGTCGCTGGGCATGCAGAGGCGGGCGGCGATGGCGCGCGCGATGGCCATGAATCCGGAGATCCTGTTTTTGGACGAGCCGACCGCGGGATTGGACGTGAAGAATTCCGAGATCTTCCTTTCGCTGGTGGGCAATCTGCGCGCGCTGTCCAACGTCGCGATCCTGATGGTCTCGCACGATCTGGCCTCGGCGCGGTTTCTGGACGGCAAGATCCAGCTTCTGATGGACGGGGTCCTGCGCGAACCCAAGACCTACGACGACATCTCCGATTCCGACGACCCGCGCGAGCGCGAGCTGGTGCGCGACGACGACGATTCGAGGTTCGTATGA
- the ysxC gene encoding ribosome biogenesis GTP-binding protein YsxC, translating to MKKDPDFVHPMIHLGQKAEFRLGAVAPDQFVAGDTPQIAFAGRSNVGKSSLQNALLGRHGLVRTSRTPGRTREINFFEVPDKFWFVDLPGFGYARGGSQASGQFADLVGKYLSQEKHPDIVVYVLDAEVPESEVDGTCLGRILEADVPCMVVMNKADRLDQSRRIQHPRMVIERFELAEPPLLLSARTGHNLDKLRDRLMARIQGGKVE from the coding sequence ATGAAAAAAGATCCAGATTTCGTCCACCCGATGATCCACCTGGGGCAGAAGGCGGAATTCCGCCTGGGCGCCGTCGCGCCAGACCAGTTCGTGGCGGGCGACACCCCCCAGATCGCCTTCGCCGGGCGTTCGAACGTGGGCAAATCCAGCCTGCAAAACGCGCTCCTCGGACGCCACGGCCTGGTGCGCACCTCGCGCACGCCGGGACGCACCCGCGAGATCAATTTCTTCGAGGTTCCGGACAAATTCTGGTTCGTGGATCTGCCCGGTTTCGGCTACGCCCGCGGCGGAAGCCAGGCCAGCGGGCAGTTCGCGGATCTGGTGGGCAAGTACCTCTCGCAGGAAAAACATCCCGACATCGTGGTCTACGTGCTGGACGCGGAAGTCCCGGAGAGCGAAGTGGACGGAACCTGTCTGGGGCGCATCCTGGAAGCGGACGTCCCCTGCATGGTGGTGATGAACAAGGCCGATCGTTTGGACCAGTCGCGGCGCATCCAGCATCCGCGCATGGTGATCGAACGTTTCGAGCTCGCCGAACCGCCGCTGCTGTTGTCCGCCCGCACGGGGCACAACCTCGACAAACTCCGCGACCGCCTCATGGCACGCATCCAGGGCGGAAAAGTGGAGTGA